acccccaccatcccaGAAGGTCTCTGAACTTTCTGAAGTTGCTTCCGTTACTTCCACAGGCCCCTTACACACTATCTGGTGACTAAGACAAGTAAATTGGGCTGGGTgttgcgggtgtgtgtgtgtgtatgtgtgtgtgtatgtgtgttacaaAGAGGCCAGCCGTGCTCACAACCGTAAATGGCTGCGAGATGAAACATGGGGTGACGGGAGCATTTACAGAGACAAGACCTCTGGATGTGCTTCAGAGCTACCTCCTGGCACCCAGAGGGCAACTAAAGCAAGTGTGTCCCTACTTCTGGAAGGAGCGGTGTGTGGCTAAGTGCAGCCTGCTGTTACCTGGCACCCCATTTAGTTTTTCGAGAGTGAATGGGAGGAGGGGCCGTGACAGCCATTGGTGCgccagattaagcacacaaattaccatgtgtgaggacccaggtttgagctctggcttcccacctgcaggggggaagcttcacaagaagtgaagcaggtctgcagttctctttttttcttcatgtctatctcctccctcccccagtttctgactgtcctatcaaataaaatttttttaaaaaatgaaaagagatgtgataagaagagaggagaggagaaaagaggagagggccaccagaagcagtggattcatcatgcaagcactgagccccagtgacaaccctggtggcaattaaaataataataatatatgaatCACAGTTTAGTGTGCAAATAAATGATTTGAAACATTACCAGAGTTTTAGGTCAAAATATGACTATAGGGGGGAAGCTAGTTTATCAATCAAGAGATTATAATTTCTGCTTTAAATTGTAATTTTCCTGGAGTAAAGCTAGACGGGGGTGGGAGGAAAGACACTGACACAGACTCCCTTTACTGAACTCAAACTTtctacaaaataaaaagtaataattaaataaaataaaaatcaagggtgTGTTAGCTTGCAACCTGTTCTAAAATACACTCTCTGTGGCGCTATTTCTCAGCCTCAGTGGGTCTTATAAGTAAATTTTCACATGTATGTCTGGAATGAATAAAAAGGGCTCTGAATCTAACTTTATCTAGAGGGCAGCAAATCAAAGCTTCAGATCAGAGCACAAAACTAAAGGCAATTATTCTTGCAGGTCTTTGTGCAATGAGGAATATCTGTTTATATCAAAGTTGCTATTGCAAACTAAGGATGAGGAACATTTGGCCCGAGGGCCCTAAATGGTCTGAGAAATCATtcggtctggccctgccaaggcaactgggacttaaaaattatttttaccacTTTGTGTGGTCCaccaatgatgttataaataaccAAATGGCCCTCAGCAGGAAAGAGGTTCCCCTACCCCTGTTGTAAAGGATTATTCCCTAATCTAAACAGCATTGAAATCTGAAAAAACACGTTAGTCAACACTATAAGCTATCATAAGACTAGGCAGAAAATTGTCACCCAAAAAGTGCTACTTACCTTTTTTGGTTTGGGGCCCTAAATgttgagaaaacagaaaaagtcagttgttaaaaaaaaggcctttgaatatacatatatttgttcccagagcaatgctcagctctggtttatggtgcaagggactgaaccagggactttggagcctcaggcatgagagtctctttgcataaccattatgctacctaaccattatgctacctacgcCGGCCCACCTGCACCACCCGTATTTGAATATTTTTAACAAAAGCAGCATGAAGATCCAGGGTGGTCACAACAGCAGAAGCCCTGTGCACCATCTCTGCTGCTGTTCTGTGAACCTGAACCTCACCGTGAAAACTCACTGAATAAAGACTCTGGGGgcgtggatctacctgccaacgtcCCTGtcagggagaagcaattacagaagccaaagccagagttcccaccttctgcaccccccccccagacaattTTGATCCACACGCGAGGGGgggggaacggggggggggggagaaggaatgTTAGGGGACGggccgcacatgttacaatgtgcaaggacacaggttcgagcccacttgtcccacctgcaggtggaaagcttcacgagtggtgaagcagggctgcaggtgtctctctctctttccctatcttcctttcccctcttaaattctgtctctagactgggagtatggaccgaccagtcaacgcccatgttcagcgaggaagcaattacagaagccagaccttctaccttctgcaaccctcaatgaccctgggtccatgctcccagagggatagagaatgggaaagctatcgggggagggggtggggtatggagattgggcggtgggaattgtgtggagttgtacccctcctaccctatggttttgttaattaatcctttcttaaataaaaaataaaaaaaaaaggatgacagagggaaaaaaaattctgtctctaataagaaatttttaaaaaaatcattgcattgcttaaaaaagaaaggggaaagaaaaaaaagaaatggtagggggaagatgagcagagggctctgaactccaatcccatcaggacctggagagagaagagggggaaatagaaaaaaaaaaaaaaaaggacattcagaagtagcaagagGTGTAGAtgcgacttagaaaggaagagaaggcagggccatgggggaagaaaaaaggggggaaacatATAAATACAGATGGTTACAGAAATGATAAACGCatggaggtgacgcagtggtaaagctttggactctcaagcatgaggccccgagttcgatccccagcagcacatatgccagagtgatgtctggttgtttctgtcatctttctcataaataaatacaaatctttaaaaaaaaaaaaaaaaaaagataaacgcgtatctgtgaccttaggaaaaCCACTGAAGTTTCCAGAGGAGGAAATGGGACCCAGCATTGTAGGGGTGGAAAGGGTGTGGAATTGTTGTCTCATACCTTTGTAAAtggatattaaatcactaataaaaagtaggaaaaaaaaaaaaggtaaagaaaacGCGTCTCCTTGCGACCGTTCTCGTTGCCGGAAACGGTCTGGCGGAGTCTGACATCCCCGGAAGCCGCCCGTCCGCCCAGCGGGAGAGAACACCCCCCAGCCAGAGACCTCAGGTATCTGGGAGGGGACTCCGCGGCGCCCCACTTTCCCCGCAGGCTCACCATCCTCAAGCCGCTGGAGCTCCGCTCTGCGTGGACAACGCTCCCCGGTTGTCAGGGCGACAGGCCCCGCCCCCTTCGTGGCACGTGGAGGAGGAGCTCCGCGTTGACGCATAAGGACTTCCGGCCCGCGCCCCACCCCACTGCCTCAAAAGCCACCTGGGtgtccccctcaccccccgcTCCCCGCCCCCATCGCTGCTAGGCAGCTGACCTTCCCAGGAGGCGCGGTGCGCACGGTGGCTTTTACGACCTGTGCGTCCCGGAAAGCGCTGCGCGTGCCTGGAAACAGACGGGCGGCTCCGGGGTCTTCCTGATCCGGGGGtctgcaggcggtgaagtaggcgTTGGGCACACATGGCCGGGTGTGGGGTGTCCATGAGCTCTGCCTGGCCTCCCTCGGTCCCCCTCGAACAGGCGAGGGTCGCCGGCCCGGCTGGACGGAGGCGGAGTGACCGCCTGGAGGACAGGTCACTCGCACAAGGATGGCCGCGAGGATCGGCCCTGCCGGGTGGCTTCCCAGACGGGAACTCTGCCCGGCGCGCGGTGACACCCCCTGATCAAGGGGTCAGGACCCACACCCTGCACCCCACCCAGCCCTGACGGCAGGGCCAAGGCTGGCTTCCTTTTGGCTCAGCGAAGTGGAGTGACTTGCATGGCGCAGCTCTACTTTTAAACTATTTCATGGACTTATTTTTCCaccagacccctgctcagctctggctgatggggggggggcgtgtgggaattgaactcggggcCTGGGAGCTGCAGGCAGGACAGTCTTGTTTGCACAACTGCTGCGCCGATCTCCCCAACcctcagctgtctttctgtcgCACCCTAGGCCGATGCTGGAGAGCCTCTCTGTGACaagtcttgtttttatttctcaatagccaacctgttttttttaatatcacaccaaagtaaaagactctggggtgggtggggagaatacaggtccaagaaggatgacagaggacctagtgggggttgtattgttatatgggaaactggggaatgttatgcatgtacaaactattgtacttattgttgaatgtaaaacattaattcccccccaaaaaaaataaaaagacaccataaagttaaaaaaaaaaaaaacagagcactgttcagctctggcttatggtggtgcgggggattgaaacctgggactttggagcctcaagcatgagtctgcacaaccattatgctgtctaccatccgcccaaaatcttattttaatgagagaaaaacaaaccCTCTGCTGAGCTCTCGCTGatacccgggacctcagagcctcagggagtgTCTTGCAGAGGGGCAGgggtcaagcccctgaccccccacctgcagggggaaagcttgcttcacatctctcttcctgtctctattcagtaagagATAAAAGTTATTTTTTGCAGACCCGaattctgtctccccacccctcgaCTTCCCTACCTTGCTGGCCCACTGTCTCCCTCAGGCAAGGTCAGTTCGGTGAGAGCAGACACATATCTCACCCGACATGCCCCGAGCACTGCCTCGGCCCAGGACATAGAAATGCTCAGTAAGCCACTGAGTGGGTGAGTAGTTTTGCCCCAATGCAGgaaacttgttttctttctttaggtATGTTATATTTAAAAGTGGGTGCTGTTTATGACGAATGAAAATGGCCAATCCTTTAAGAGGAGAAGTACTGAATCTTTATAAAAACGTAAgtatgtgtaccaccacctattTACTAATTGTGTTATGGTATGGATTgttagaaacatatatatatatatatatatatatatatatatatatttttttttttttaagctgctgTTTCTTGGACGGGACTACCCAAAAGGAGCAGACTATTTTAAAAAGCGTCTGAAGAATGTTTTCCTTAAAAACAAAGATGTGAAGGACCCAGAAAAGATCAAAGAACTTATTCGACGGGGTGAATTTGTAATCAAGGAGCTAGAAGCCTTGTACTTCCTCAGAAAATACAGAGCTATGAAGCAACGCTACTACTCAGATGATGACAAAATTAACTAATCATTACCGCTACAATCTGAAAAGCAGAGTTTACACCACATATCCACGTTGAGTCTAACTTAGAATGGAAAGATGCACATGTGTGGAAGATGCCCCAGTTGCCTTACAATGATGGAACAGGGTTCAGCTTCTGAGGGTCATGAGGGATTTTTCAGCACCCCTTTACCAGGCTATTTTACACCAGAGCAGCAGCACAGAGCCTTGTTGCCAGCTGCCATCCTTAAATTAATGAGCAGAATCTCCACCTGTTATTCTTAGCCTGTTGTCTGTTTTACTGATGCTTTCTCATGCATTTAGCTATAAGCACAGCAATGAATTATAAATTTATTCTCTTTATGAAGGATTGTCTTTTCTTCCTACCCCATTTGGTATATAAGCAGCACATACTGAAGACTCAACCCAATAGTATGAAGTGCAGTTATAAAAACAGTATGTATAGAGTAAGGTTATTTCTAGCTTGGAGAGAACCTGATAGACTGACTTTACACACATAACTAATTCAGCTATTTCCATGATTATTTTCCCTCCCTGCCCTTTTGGCCTTAAAACAAGCCAACTGCTGTGTCTCAATCACCTTCTGCAAGAACTAGCAATAAATAATGTTACTCTCTCCTTTTGCCACAGAGGcagatttttttcttccatcaACTACTACAGATGAGCTAACATGGAAATGGACATAAACCtagtatgattaaaaaaaaaactagtattaaAGTTTAATAAACTTTCACGTTCAGCAcctttcagaatttttttctaCTGTACaagttgcacacacacacaaagtgcaAATATGCTATAGTGTCTGGCTCATCAACTATCCCATACCAAAAGTGGGGCAAGTATTTCAAATTCCCATCAAGAAATAACACTGTCAGTCAccataactatttttttattacattACAATAATTAGGAGCAGTACAGTTCATGACAAAATATTACAAATTTAAGATCACTTCACAGCACATACTCctataaacatttaaaagagtGGTCAATTTTTAAATCCAATGTTTGATATGACCAACATTCCTAGGTCAGCGCAACCAAATGACGGGAAACAACTGGACCACACTGCATACGTCCCACAGAAGCACAATGTACAAAATGTGCACGTTTCAGTTTACACTATACAAAAATAGTTAAAACACATTCCAGGTAAACATGTTACATTAAGAAATAGGACTAGTAAGAAATTGGCACTCAAAGGAAAAATGCAGAAGTATTTTCAACATGAAAACACAAGACAGTGGAATCAGAAACTTTGGGAGAAGACTTGACAGAACCCATTCAGCTCTGTGGGGAGGGGAGCCCTCTGCAACCATCAATTCTGCAGGTGACAACTTTGATTTTCCCTAAATGTAAACTGCCCGTTCTGCTGCACTGGTGCTTGAAACTGTGAAACTAAAGCAAGTGTTAACTTTACTAACTATTCAGAAACTGATGTGAATAGAAGCTTTAAGAAATAATGTTTTCTGAAGAAACTTAGAGTTGCCAGTTACATGTTCCATTTCTCAGCGCAGATCTGATGCTACCTAGTTCAAACAGAAGCTGTGAAATACTCTACAGCAACTGGgttttaaaatatatctaatcagcaataaattataaaattcgACAAGTGGAAATTACAGTATTGCCTACAAAAAAATCTACACTCAGAAACAATggttagaagtaaaaaaaaaaatcactgcaatACAAGTGAGATGAACATGTGTATACGGCAACTTAACATGCCTCAGAAAATATCGATAGAGATTAGGACCAAATTGTGTAATGGTGGCAAATGTTTTAGTGACCTCGTAGGTCCTAAGTTCCTATGCAGTGTGACTCAGTTAAAAGAGCCTAGAATTCCTAACTGGGAATATTCACTCCAATTAGACTACACACTTCTGCTACATTCTTCCACAAACATGTCAATGTCTTAAGACTGCACTTTAGTGATATTTGCTAACTTCAACAAGGATTTTTATCTTTAAGGCTGTTATAGATTACATGTATACTTATTTCTAGAATTAtccctccctttaaaaaaaaaatctctacaaaAGCAAACCTCTTGTCAACCATTTAAAATTCACATAATATAGGATGATTACCACTGccttagaaaaaaacaaaaacaaaaaaccctgcccAGATTATCTCAAAAACTcaagtcaaaaaaagaaaaatccacctTCAGTATGTACTTCAGTCCCTGCCATTTCCTTCTTGTGCAGAAACAAACGGAGATCCTATGTAAACCTTAACATTCTCTACCTTGCTAATGTCCCACTAACCTGTAGTTGAGCATTTCAGAATCCATACTGATTTGTATGTAAAGTGTCCTTTTCTGTGAATTAGTTCAGGCACCTGTGTATTCGTACCCAGACAAATTTAACTACTTTAGAATTCAAAAGTTAAAGTTTAAAAAGTCTATATTCATTACTTATACAAAAAGACCAGCTAAAACATTACACAGGGAATTTTATTACCTCACATACAACTTAATGTGTACTATAACAGTTGTCCCAACAGGATCATATATTgtgccaaattaaaaaaatcaagtttatTCCTTTAAAACAATGAAGTGATTTATATAAAGAAGCTTGAGTAAACAGTCACATTGAAATCATAGCAAAACAATTATTTGAGACCTGGAAGAAACCTGAAAGATCAAAATCTTTCTCTGGGAAACTGGAATGAGCATGATGGTTTCTCTGGGCCTTGTGGCAAATGCCCTGCTAAGCTGCTATGGGCAGTTGGTTCCACCAGCATTACTTAGGAAAGGGGTTGGGTTCCTTGCTTGGGACCAGAGCTTAAGATCCCCAGAGCATCATGCGGTGCCTGACAACTAGCAGGCACTTGAATCTTTGTTGAATAAATAGATTCTATCTAAAAGTaagctgaatgaatgaattttaaaagtctttgtgTATGAAATCTTTTAAACAATGGAATGTATTACTGTTACTAAAACTAGTCTTCACTACACAGAATCTAAGGAATTCCTTTAGCACTTCCTTATTAAATTCTTCTCTCAATGGAGAAGGCTTTCTACTCATACCTGCTAAGCCACTAAAGGACAAGACAGCAGAGAGATGATGTTCAGAAAATGAAGACTGTGTTGTTTACAGCCACTACTAGGTCAAATCCCAGTATATCCTTCCGATGGTGCTGGGTCTTAGGAAGTTAAGATGTAGGGCCTTCTGATAAGTGGAAAACTTTGTGGAGCTATCCTTGCAATGAGTTTCGAGGGTAGTGTAACTACTAATATTAACAGGGAAAGACTCAACACAAGGGGCATTGGGTAGAGGTTGACAGACAAAATGATATCCATCTAGGAGAGGAACCCTGAAAGTAGGGAAGGGGCATTAAAGAATAAACTCACCTCCTGTACAATTTTGCCTATGTCTAGCACTGTAGATGGTAACTCAGGCAGAGTTACAGACTGTGCTGAGATTGACAAACAGGTGTATACTCATATAAACTGAATGTAAACCAGAGTTGCAATGGCAGATGCAGCCTTGAGATGACTTGACATAAACAAAGGAAAGTGATTTGCCCAAAATCAGAACTGTACGAGAGACATAGCTAGAAGCTAAGTCATTTTCCTAGTCACTCAATGAGTTTCACCTCAATACATCCACAATTCAAAATATTTAACTACACtgaagaattttattatttttctgcatCACACTAAATAGACCAGTCTTATAAAGTGTTTTTGAACTGTTGCTTAAGCCAGTGTTTAAAGCACTAGCCCAAActagaatttttaaaatgctcTCACTCCATTGTGTTTAAAATAAATTAGCCCTGACTTGCCCCACCCGAGTTtgacttaaaaatgttttaagatgCTCACCTAAGATGCACTTGATCTGTGGGCAGGCCTGCCACCTAGAGAATGTGATGCTGAGCTCACAAGCACCCTCCTAGTCCCCATTTCTGTGACAAGTGCACGTCCACAACAAAGAACACAGATTGCTCTTGGCAATGCTGACCGAGACACCAGGCTTCACGGGGCCGCCTGTGGTAACCTTGGTCTCCTTTGCACCTACCAAGCTATGTGGCCTGAGTCCTTTCTAACATCACTGCTGACATCAAAACTATtttcaaagactcaggttcaagaaaaGGTTGTGATAAGAGCAATCTGACACAAGGGAGACTATTCACTTCCTATGAGAATGATTCATACATGTTCAAACTGTTTCAATCATTACAAAAATACAGCTCCCCAGGTGATCACTAAGATCCCTGCTGCATACTGGATCTACCTGATTAGGAAGAAATCCTTACGAGTATTACAGGAATTTATCTAACATGGAAAGTAAATGGCCTCAATGTTTTCCTTCCCATTGCCTTATGTTCCCCACCTCCCctttatagggaaaaaaaaaaaaaaaaaaaaactctgggagaGTGTAACAATGACAAACAAATAGGCGGAAACCTGTGTGGACAGTGTGGCTTTACAGTCAATAGGGGACTCGGACTCCAGAGCATGATGCTCACTAGAATTTACAGGGAGCCCATCAACTTGTGTCCCCTGGAGATTTCAGTAAAACCAGTTGTGAAACTGTAACTAAGGGGAGAGTCGTTGGCCCATGGGCGTTGAGTAGATAAAACACAGGCTGGGGATGATTCCAAAGTGTCGCTAATTCGTTTCACATCAAAGCTTACaattggaaagagaaagagggagtaatCAACTGCATGCACCAAAGGCCCTGAGAGAAATCTCAGGTGTTCAGTTTCTTTTTCACAGGCATTGCTAGTTTGAAAAACCACAACTCAGGGAATACTGGCACTCAGAGCAAAGAGGTTTCCACTGTCATTTTAAAATAAGCATTCAAGGTAAAAACTAACGGTTTGGATggagcaaaaaagaaaattaggtaATGCTAAAACAAATGCTAATAATTTAGTGTAATGTACAAAAATTACTTTTACTTAAGTATGCCTTAAGAAAAAAGTACAAATTGTATTTACATAATTACACACTTTgtctttgacttctttttcttctttttaccatCTTTGCTCATCTTTTCTTTATGTTTTCGAATTTCTCGAACTAATGTATAGAAGGCATCATCAACACCCTGAAATACATAACATTAAAATATAAGTATGATGGtttgaagtgaaataggaaaaaaGACACATCACTAACAAAAACAGTAACCCTCACAAAGGACACAACATTTCAGACAACTGAATATCAGACTTTGAGGACTCTTGAATGTTTTCATGGCTGTCTTATTATAAATGGCACTGATGTTCACAGAAAACAATGATTGctacttgctttttattttattttgttctattttttcacCTTTATTAATAAAGAATATTGGCTTTTGACTCTGCTTGTTTACCAGAGTGCTGGTCAGCTCaaggctggggattgaatctgggccccctggtatctcaggcatgaaaggctctttgcatagccatgtgCTGTTTCCCTATCCCTGCTAGTTTCTTCCATATCCACACAGCTCAGACAGCAAAACCGATGGCATCAATCTATTTATAGTGTGATGGTTATCTACACTTGACTATCCCTTAGTTCTAGATACTGGACATACTATTTTCATAAAATTCCACATTGATATCTGAGTTCCGGCTTAATATTTAACTCCATCAAATTTATATAATTCCCAAGAAATAAACAGTATCTGAATGTACTTTATTTTCAAATACACAAACACATAGTTTCAATGCATAGACTTAccataaaagaaattttaaatgacCCCAACACTAGACACTCTATACCTTGAAAAATACCTGGGCTAGAGAGGGCTCCAGGTGTGGCGCTTGCAGTGCATGTAGCCCAGGTTCCAGCTCAGCACCCCACAGAAAGTGCTATAGCAACAGAAGCAACTTTAGTGTTATggtatctccctcacccctctgtcCTTGTCttgtttgaatgaaaaaaaagtggCGCAGAACTGTGAAGTCATGCACACACatcaaagaaaggaaagacagaaaggtgaCTCCTGTTTGTGATAAAATAAACTCAATCATCGTAAGGAGGTGCAGCTGACGTGTATGGAGAAGACTCTTATTTTGCTTTCTGCATAGTGTGTTACGTATTCAAAAGCTGGCCACATAAAGTCAGGTGCAGTATGCCCAAAGACGTTTCCATTTGGTCATGGTAGCCTTCATATATTGCCTGTGACAAAATCAAGTATCTACCTCCGTTATTGCTGAATGACTTCAAAGGACATTAATTTTCTCCTAGTCACTCAGTATGAAAAAGGGCACTTCAGTAGCAATAACAGCAGATTACACCCCTGTAGTACGAAACCACACAAGATCCAGACAAGTGTCAATTCTTTTTACGTCCCTGTAACAAAGCGGTGTAAATATAGCAGCAAAATTAAAGGCaagttaaatataaaagaaaaattttaattcaaGAGAGAAACAcgatttttcatgtattttactctggttagggctgggtggtggtgcaactggttgagcacacgttacaacgcAAAGGactttcaggaggaaagcttcaggaggaagcagtgctgcaggtgtctttctctccctcgactcccccctcttgatttttgggtgtctctatccaaaaaataaagataataggaggctgggtggtaatacagcaggttaagtgcacatggcgcagggacaggcctaaggatcctgactgagcccctgactccccacctgcagggggatcacttcacaggcagtgaagcaggtctgcaggtgtcttatcattctctccccttgtctgtcctatccaacaacaataacaatactaataacaacaatgataaacaacaagggcaacaaaaggggaaaaaatagcctccaggagcagtggatttgtagtacctcagcaataaccatggaggcaaaaaaaaaataataaaataaaataaaaaaataaagataataaaaatcaaaaaagtcTAGTCAATTGTGTGGTCGTTTTGAAAGTCTTGTTACcctgggagcagggcagtggcacacctggaaaagtgtacacattaccgtgCATGAGGACGgtattcaagtccctagtccacaCCTACAAAAGATAGAAGCTTCAtgaagtagagcagtgctgcaggttatcaCCTtgtcctccctctatttctgactatcagaaagaaaaaaatgggcacaggGAGCAGCTAAATTTTTGTGTGGGTATCAAacctcagtggtaaccctggtagaaaaaacaaacaaacaaacaaatgttttCAAATGTGGACACTAGAGGGAGTCTCAGGAACAAATACCCATTTGGTCAAAA
This portion of the Erinaceus europaeus chromosome 7, mEriEur2.1, whole genome shotgun sequence genome encodes:
- the ETFRF1 gene encoding electron transfer flavoprotein regulatory factor 1, with protein sequence MKMANPLRGEVLNLYKNLLFLGRDYPKGADYFKKRLKNVFLKNKDVKDPEKIKELIRRGEFVIKELEALYFLRKYRAMKQRYYSDDDKIN